From Lawsonia intracellularis PHE/MN1-00, the proteins below share one genomic window:
- a CDS encoding ZIP family metal transporter has translation MIIEQFFNTPIGMALLAGIVIWGFTTVGAAVVFISKEFSRRTLDLMLGFAGGIMIAASYWSLLEPALEMSEYLGKWSLVPVGSGVILGAAFLRLLDYILPHIHIVEGVLDGRKSKLPRSTLLVLAITLHNIPEGLAVGVVFGAAGLGTPEATLSSAISLMLGIGLQNIPEGLAVSGPLLREGYSRKKAFLFGLFSGIVEPIAVIIGALAVTTVTTLLPFALAFAAGAMIFVVVEEVVPESYASGNGDSSSMAIILGFVVMMCFDVLLG, from the coding sequence ATGATAATAGAACAATTTTTTAATACTCCTATAGGAATGGCTCTCCTTGCAGGGATAGTGATTTGGGGATTTACTACAGTTGGTGCTGCAGTTGTCTTTATATCTAAAGAGTTTTCTAGACGTACTCTTGACTTAATGCTTGGCTTTGCTGGAGGCATTATGATTGCTGCCTCTTATTGGTCACTTTTAGAACCTGCACTAGAAATGTCTGAGTATCTTGGGAAATGGTCATTAGTGCCTGTTGGTTCAGGAGTAATTTTAGGTGCTGCTTTCCTTCGATTACTTGATTATATTCTCCCACACATTCATATTGTAGAAGGTGTTCTAGATGGCAGAAAAAGTAAGTTACCACGTAGTACATTGCTTGTTCTTGCTATTACATTACATAATATTCCTGAAGGGTTAGCTGTAGGTGTTGTTTTTGGTGCTGCAGGGTTAGGAACACCAGAAGCTACGTTATCTAGTGCGATTTCTTTAATGTTAGGTATTGGATTACAAAATATTCCTGAAGGTCTTGCAGTCTCTGGACCATTATTAAGAGAAGGCTATTCACGTAAAAAAGCTTTTCTTTTTGGTTTATTTTCCGGTATTGTTGAACCTATTGCTGTTATTATTGGTGCGCTTGCTGTCACTACTGTAACAACTTTGCTACCATTTGCATTGGCTTTTGCAGCAGGCGCTATGATTTTTGTTGTAGTAGAAGAAGTTGTTCCAGAGTCTTATGCTTCTGGTAATGGAGATTCTTCCAGTATGGCAATTATCTTAGGATTTGTGGTAATGATGTGTTTTGATGTTTTATTAGGGTAG
- the mutM gene encoding bifunctional DNA-formamidopyrimidine glycosylase/DNA-(apurinic or apyrimidinic site) lyase produces MPELPEVETIVRTLEPIINGRMCLNYTVYNQDSVQGDISLDVLIGAIFGKPFRRGKLLLIPLVIKDSHVYTLCIHLKMTGRILVYPQDRCPTTHTRVSFSLDDGNTIFFEDIRKFGYVRILSTTEEPVWPFWNTLGPEPLEIDVSTFIERFRGRRGNIKSLLLNQRVIAGCGNIYADESLFRAQISPMATVSQLSMESIATLYHALQEVLLEAIASCGSSIKDYRAADGNVGAFQNSLNVYGRFGKPCVVCKKDLEGTRIGGRMTVWCSSCQPINGSHE; encoded by the coding sequence GGAACCAATAATTAATGGCAGAATGTGTCTGAACTATACTGTATATAACCAAGATTCTGTACAAGGAGATATATCTCTGGATGTACTTATTGGGGCTATATTTGGAAAACCTTTTAGGAGAGGAAAGCTCCTTCTTATTCCTTTAGTTATTAAAGATAGTCATGTTTATACGTTATGTATTCATTTAAAGATGACAGGACGTATTCTTGTGTATCCTCAAGATAGATGTCCAACCACACATACACGAGTTAGTTTTTCCCTTGATGATGGTAATACTATTTTTTTTGAAGATATAAGAAAATTTGGATATGTCCGTATCTTATCGACAACTGAAGAACCAGTATGGCCATTTTGGAATACGTTAGGTCCAGAACCGTTAGAGATAGATGTTTCAACGTTTATAGAACGTTTTCGGGGTAGGAGAGGTAATATTAAATCATTATTACTGAATCAAAGAGTAATTGCTGGATGTGGAAATATTTATGCAGATGAAAGTCTTTTTCGTGCACAAATTTCACCTATGGCTACTGTTTCACAGTTATCTATGGAGTCAATAGCTACACTTTATCATGCATTGCAAGAAGTTTTATTAGAAGCTATTGCAAGTTGTGGTAGTTCTATTAAAGATTACAGGGCAGCTGATGGCAATGTTGGTGCTTTTCAAAATTCACTTAATGTATATGGACGTTTTGGGAAGCCTTGTGTAGTTTGTAAAAAAGATTTGGAAGGAACACGTATAGGGGGAAGGATGACAGTCTGGTGCTCTTCTTGTCAGCCTATTAATGGATCACATGAATGA